A single window of Colletotrichum destructivum chromosome 9, complete sequence DNA harbors:
- a CDS encoding Putative alpha/Beta hydrolase: MRITYATTLSLALGWTNVAARPVSEQQNAATSSIAAGGNQTAAVESHPLEADSQALNAFLGDDVNSINNVNPDPKDRIYPKRSDKDAPYSLSEQELRSKIFIPKTFSASSKKQPVILVPGTAAMAGSTYRANLGPLLAKSDFADPLWVNIPGASLGDAQGNAEYVAYAINYVRSATGKKPAVVAWSQGNLNTQWALKYWPSTREAVTDLVAMSPDFHGTTEAFLACGTAAAAAIGCTPSVYQQAYDAQFVRTLRANGGDSAYVPTTSIFSATDEIVQPQSGPGASAFLKDGKDGAVASNVEVQKACPGTPAGGAVTHEGMLYNALAFALLRDALVNEGPGRLERVDRKTVCADPAAGKLDALEIQATEAVLADAARNVLVYPNKVNREPAIKDYARQ, from the exons ATGAGAATCACGTACGCCACTACGCTCTCGCTCGCCCTCGGGTGGACGAacgtcgccgcccggccAGTCTCTGAGCAGCAAAACGCGGCAACTTCAAgcatcgccgccgggggCAACCaaacggcggcggtggaaTCACATCCCCTGGAAGCCGACAGCCAGGCTCTGAACGCGTTTCTCGGAGACGACGTGAACTCCAtcaacaacgtcaacccGGACCCAAAGGACCGGATCTACCCCAAGCGCTCCGATAAGGACGCGCCGTACTCCCTTTCGGAGCAGGAGCTCAGGAGCAAGATCTTCATCCCCAAGACCTTCTCCGCGTCGTCCAAGAAGCAGCCCGTGATCCTCGTTCCCGGcacggccgccatggccggctCGACGTACCGCGCGAACCTCGGGCCCCTCCTGGCGAAATCCGACTTCGCCGACCCGCTGTGGGTCAACATCCCCGGCGCGtccctcggcgacgcccagGGGAACGCCGAGTACGTCGCCTACGCCATCAACTACGTCCGCAGCGCGACGGGCAAGAAGCCCGCCGTGGTCGCCTGGAGCCAGGGCAACCTGAACACGCAGTGGGCGCTCAAGTACTGGCCGAGCACGCGGGAGGCCGTCACGGATCTCGTGGCCATGAGCCCGGACTTCCACGGCACGACGGAGGCGTTCCTCGCCTGcgggaccgccgccgccgccgccatcgggTGCACGCCGAGCGTGTACCAGCAGGCGTACGACGCGCAGTTTGTGCGCACCCTCCGCGCGAACGGGGGCGATAGCGCCTATG tgccgacgacgtcgataTTCAGCGCGACGGACGAGATCGTGCAGCCGCAGTCCGGGCCGGGCGCCTCGGCCTTcctcaaggacggcaaggacggcgccgtggcgTCCAACGTCGAGGTGCAGAAGGCGTGCCCCGGCacgccggcgggcggcgcggtgACGCACGAGGGCATGCTGTACAACGCGCTGGCGTTCGCGCTGCTGCGGGACGCCCTTGTGAACGAGGGGCCGGGCCGGCTGGAGAGGGTCGACAGGAAGACGGTGTGCGCGgacccggcggcggggaagcTGGACGCGCTGGAGATCCAGGCGACCGAGGCCGTGCTGGCGGACGCGGCGAGGAACGTGCTGGTGTACCCCAACAAGGTGAACCGCGAGCCGGCCATCAAGGACTATGCAAGGCAGTAG
- a CDS encoding Putative DnaJ domain, Chaperone J-domain superfamily: MSNVLSLIGWAFLPNLITGWVQSIYYGLVIRAGDPKPQPGSAKYATHRRRIHILVVSFYLAYTLIEADRTLRLQGTYYTDLDVAVNAPVRIIKSRFRRLAAVHHPDKAGLAGADTSVATARFMHLKTASETLADAARRFAYERFGPEVATWQNCKTVHDYVSRGVLQGTVPYYGIAVVGTYTLGLLGYINWGRYWRWLIIVTFFFAELIVVTRPEMPPLLAAANTALATALRRTPYLQFQLISLARQAAFTIYIAFGQIGPLLDQNAQAAQRAAESSAAAVDEGLQRLEALTRGLDGEMGRLLDMEMTPFKGDREAIGSVRSKIKDWLVQNTIRADPMVRDAIGKSIQKRRVDAPAGARGNR; this comes from the exons ATGTCCAACGTCCTCTCCCTCATAGGCTGGGCCTTCTTGCCCAAC CTCATCACAGGCTGGGTGCAGTCCATCTACTACGGCCTCGTCAtccgcgccggcgacccCAAGCCGCAGCCCGGCTCCGCCAAGTACGCaacccaccgccgccgcatccacatcctcgtcgtctccttctACCTCGCCTACAccctcatcgaggccgaccGCACCCTCCGCCTGCAGGGCACCTACTACACCGAccttgacgtcgccgtcaacgccccCGTGCGCATCATCAAGTCCcgcttccgccgcctcgccgccgtccaccacccggacaaggccggcctcgccggcgccgacacgagcgtcgccaccgcccgcTTCATGCACCTCAAGACCGCCTCcgagaccctcgccgacgcggccCGCCGCTTCGCCTACGAGCGCTTCGGGCCCGAGGTCGCCACCTGGCAGAACTGCAAGACCGTCCACGACTACGTCTCGCGCGGCGTCCTCCAGGGCACCGTCCCCTACtacggcatcgccgtcgtcggcacctacaccctcggcctgctgggcTACATCAACTGGGGCCGCTACTGGCGCTggctcatcatcgtcaccttcttcttcgccgagctcatcgtcgtcacccGCCCCGAGATGCCGcccctgctcgccgccgccaacaccgccctcgccacTGCCCTGCGCCGCACCCCCTACCTGCAGTTCCAGCTCATCTCGCTCGCCCGCCAGGCCGCCTTCACCATCTACATCGCCTTCGGCCAGATCGGGCCCCTGCTCGACCAGAACGCCCAGGCCGCCCAGAGGGCCGCCGAgagctccgccgccgccgtcgacgagggcctgcagcgcctcgaggcccttacccgcggcctcgacggcgagatgGGCCGGCTGCTGGACATGGAGATGACCCCCTTCAAGGGCGACAGGGAGGCCATCGGCAGCGTGCGCTCCAAGATCAAGGACTGGCTCGTGCAGAACACCATCCGCGCCGATCCCATGGTGAGGGACGCCATCGGCAAGTCCATCCAGAAGCGGAGGGTCGACGCGCCGGCAGGTGCCCGAGGCAACAGATAG
- a CDS encoding Putative small nuclear ribonucleoprotein Prp3 → MATSSPSWHLLPPDLVEHQIGQIDLLMAMYPAEEEATIEKESEKILALLKSHLEDPSSSSSSPSPLTSTRPPQVSVLLTLTIAEQEEQGGKDPPATKTLQLDIAVPFSHPPGPAPDEAPRVAVRIRQPAWLSRAATAQLNARVPEDEDLFSTIEVVRDAAAEHLERAKLAEAEALAAGDNRLDADDDEDGDSGEPPHLVRVWFYFPSISTRSKRDDFIIHAPAYGLTGFLYAGKPGLLCLEGASRRVDAYMRFIKTESWGDIPAHHKKVSERHRETGVASRVFGDMSEITDSVGERRGQRANRGDMKAVEGWLVERGLGDAFAKVLM, encoded by the coding sequence ATGGctacctcgtcgccgtcatggcacctcctcccgcccgacctcgtcgagcaccAAATCGGCCAGATCGACCTGCTGATGGCGATGTacccggccgaggaggaggccacAATCGAAAAAGAGTCTGAAAagatcctcgccctcctcaaaTCTCACCTCGAGgacccatcatcatcatcatcatcaccatcaccactcACCTCCACCAGACCCCCGCAGGTCTCGGTGCTGCTCAccctcaccatcgccgagcaAGAGGAACAGGGCGGAAAGGACCCGCCGGCCACCAAGACGCTGcagctcgacatcgccgtGCCCTTCTCCCACCCGCCCGGCCCCGCGCCGGATGAGGCCCCGCGTGTCGCCGTACGCATCCGCCAGCCGGCCTGGCTAAGCCGcgccgcgacggcgcagCTCAACGCGCGCgtccccgaggacgaggacctctTCAGCACCATCGAGGTCGTccgggacgccgccgcggagcACCTCGAGCGCGCCAAGCtcgcggaggccgaggccctcgccgctggCGACAACCGTCTCGacgcagacgacgacgaggacggcgactCGGGTGAGCCACCACACCTCGTCCGGGTGTGGTTTTActtcccctccatctcgaccCGCTCCAAGCGCGACGACTTCATCATCCACGCGCCGGCGTATGGTCTCACGGGCTTCCTCTACGCCGGGAAGCCGGGCCTGCTCTGCCTCGAGGGCGCCTCGCGCCGCGTCGACGCCTATATGCGCTTCATCAAGACGGAGAGCTGGGGCGACATCCCCGCGCACCACAAGAAGGTCAGCGAGCGGCACCGCGAGACGGGCGTCGCGTCCCGCGTCTTTGGCGACATGAGCGAGATCACCGACTCGGTCGGCGAGCGGCGGGGCCAGAGGGCGAACCGGGGGGACAtgaaggccgtcgagggctgGCTGGTCGAGCGTGGTCTGGGGGATGCCTTTGCCAAGGTGCTGATGTAG
- a CDS encoding Putative major facilitator superfamily, MFS transporter superfamily, with amino-acid sequence MLRSVFRRLVSDRPESVDNYVGVVVPLEEAHLHSHSARTGKCEFEERPSQDDSDGHVVENEDEDDDGKDQGESAGMLEMSAAEYTIEGLRKEVRRGRRGRWTEYELKSKLVNKAIQDIGMGRYNWQLFVLCGFGWFADNLWMHGVALTLPSLSAEFGISEQRVRYTTSSIFLGLCFGSFVWGIGSDVLGRRAAFNLTLLITGVFGVLLAAAPTWGWVNVLFAALGFGVGGNLPVDGALFLEFLPDASSSLLTLLSVWWPVGQLCSSLAAWYFIAGGGRPADDGNTGWRRFVLAIGLVTFFMFVVRFFVFRLFESPKFLLSRGRQAEAVAVVHGIAARNGARTWLTEEVLDAVVDGAADDRDDDNEEPERRHRPGTTNVLRERMAAFSGDRLRPLFKTRTLGLATVIIWFVWATIGMGYPLFNAFLPQYLSHGGAAPPPDSDAGATPITPDTYRTYAITSAVGVPGSLLAAYLVGHPSPWLGRRGTLASSSLVSAVFLFLFVRFGTSPASQLFFSCVEAFSQNIMYGVLYAFTPEIFPAPVRGAGTGVASFLNRAMGLLAPVLAANVPGDGTTAPIYLSGALILAAFVGMCLIPIETRGRQRL; translated from the exons ATGCTGCGCTCCGTCTTCCGGCGCCTGGTCTCGGACCGGCCCGAGTCCGTCGACAACTatgtcggcgtcgtggtgccgctcgaggaggcgcaCCTGCACAGCCACTCGGCCCGGACGGGGAAATGCGAGTTTGAGGAGCGCCCGAGCCAGGACGACAGCGACGGGCACGTGgtcgagaacgaggacgaggacgatgatggcaaGGACCAGGGCGAGAGCGCGGGCATGTTGGAGATGAGCGCCGCCGAGTACACGATCGAGGGGCTGAGGAAGGAGGTGAGGAGGGGCCGGAGGGGGCGGTGGACTGAGTACGAGC TCAAGTCGAAGCTCGTCAACAAGGCGATTCAGGATATCGGCATGGGGCGGTACAACTGGCAGCTCTTCGTCCTGTGCGGCTTCGGCTGGTTCGCGGATAA TCTCTGGATGCAC GGCGTCGCCCTCACgctcccctccctctcggccgAGTTCGGCATCTCGGAGCAGCGCGTGCGGTACACGACGTCTTCCATCTTCCTGGGCCTCTGCTTCGGCTCCTTCGTCTGGGGCATCGGGTCCGACGtgctcggccgccgcgccgccttcAACCTGACGCTGCTCATCACGGGCGTCTTTggcgtgctgctggccgccgcgccgacctGGGGCTGGGTCAACGTGCTGTTCGCggccctcggcttcggcgtcggcggcaacctgcccgtcgacggcgctcTGTTCCTCGAGTTCCTGCCGGACGCCTCGAGCAGCCTGCTGACGCTGCTGTCCGTGTGGTGGCCTGTCGGCCAGCTGTGCTCGTCGCTGGCGGCCTGGTacttcatcgccggcggcggccgccccgccgatgacggcaacACGGGATGGCGCCGCTTCGTGCTGGCCATCGGACTCGTGACCTTCTTCATGTTCGTCGTGCGCTTCTTCGTTTTCCGCCTGTTCGAGTCGCCCAAGTTCCTGCTCTCGCGGGGCcgccaggccgaggccgtcgccgtcgtccacggcatcgccgcccgCAACGGCGCCCGGACCTGGCTCACcgaggaggtcctcgacgccgttgttgacggcgcggcggacgaccgagacgacgacaacgaggagCCGGagcgtcgtcatcggcccGGGACCACAAACGTCCTCCGCGAGAGGATGGCGGCCTTCTCCGGCGACCGCCTCCGGCCGCTCTTCAAGACGCGCACGCTCGGCCTCGCGACCGTCATCATCTGGTTCGTCTGGGCCACCATCGGCATGGGCTACCCGCTCTTTAACGCCTTCCTGCCGCAGTACCTCtcccacggcggcgcggcgcccCCGCCGGActcggacgccggcgcgACGCCCATCACCCCGGACACCTACCGCACCTACGCCatcacctcggccgtcggcgtgCCGGGCAGCCTCCTGGCGGCCTACCTCGTCGGGCACCCGTCCCCCTGgctcggccggcgcggcacgctggcgagctcgtcgctGGTCTCGGCCgtgttcctgttcctgttcGTGCGGTTCGGCACGAGCCCGGCGTCGcagctcttcttctcgtgcgtCGAGGCCTTCTCGCAGAACATCATGTACGGCGTGCTCTACGCCTTCACGCCCGAGATCTTCCCGGCGCCCGTCCGCGGGGCCGGGACGGGCGTCGCGAGCTTCCTGAACCGCGCCATGGGGCTCCTGGCCCCCGTGCTGGCGGCCAACGTGCCGGGCGAcgggacgacggcgcccatCTACCTGTCGGGGGCGCTGATCCTCGCGGCGTTTGTGGGCATGTGTCTGATCCCCATCGAGACGAGGGGGCGGCAGAGGTTGTAA
- a CDS encoding Putative THIF-type NAD/FAD binding, ubiquitin-like modifier-activating enzyme Atg7: MAAIQYAPFSSEIELPFYAALFSSKLEHDKLDDSARRVLGQYTTLPVDPAQSCKMSILGNALTSDQPNDEHVRAEGWIKNVNTIEDFKNTDKQAMLKLAARHVWDAINDGTIYSIPSLLSSFTILSYADLKKYKFTYWFAFPALHSDPQWKRTAPIGRLDPKESTALVDRVGTWQANRDKRQNGFFLAKKARGVDVSDLDKDANSDLHDLNDTFGYVWEVANLGDFENGFFDDVAEEDRYVAFVDPSTYPENPSWPLRNLLWLIRQRFRLTKVQILCYRDIRSSRHAARSIILPLEMDPVEPLAVTEMPKVTGWERDGEGKLRARIANLGEYMDPARLADQSVDLNLKLMKWRISPNLDLDTIKSTKCLLLGAGTLGSYVSRNLMGWGVRKITFVDYGRVSYSNPVRQPLFEFEDCLEGGKHKATRAAQALKRIYPGVESEGHVLSVPMLGHPFTDEARSKADYDKLKQLIDDHDAIFLLMDSRESRWLPSVVGKAAGKIVLNAALGFDSFVVMRHGAEPADTQPEDTERKTLGCYFCNDVVAPADSQKDQTLDQQCTVTRPGVAAIASALLVELFASLLQHPLKQHAPAPQTSNDEKDPHDHALGLVPHTVRGYLHNFNNKVIRGESYPCCSACGPPILEAYRTDGWKFVKKALLEKDYVAELSGLADVQREAERRAASMDWEDEEDGADEGDGELI, encoded by the exons ATCCTGGGCAACGCCCTCACCAGTGACCA GCCCAACGACGAGCATGTCCGCGCCGAGGGCTGGATCAAGAACGTCAACACCATCGAGGACTTCAAGAACACCGACAAGCAGGCCATGCTGAAGCTTGCCGCAAGACAC GTCTGGgacgccatcaacgacgGCACCATCTACTCCattccctccctcctctcgtcCTTCACGATCCTCTCGTACGCCGACTTGAAGAAGTACAAGTTCACATACTGGTTCGCCTTTCCCGCACTGCACTCCGACCCCCAGTGGAAGCGCACCGCTCCCATCGGCCGCCTCGATCCTAAGGAGAGCACGGCGCTGGTCGACCGGGTGGGCACCTGGCAGGCGAACCGCGACAAAAGGCAGAacggcttcttcctcgccaagaaggccCGGGGCGTGGACGTGAGCGATCTGGACAAGGACGCAAACAGCGATCTCCACGACCTCAACGACACGTTCGGCTACGTATGGGAGGTGGCCAACCTCGGCGACTTTGAGAACGGCTTCTTTgacgatgttgccgaggaggaccgaTACGTCGCCTTTGTCGACCCGTCGACGTACCCCGAAAACCCCTCGTGGCCGCTGCGCAACCTCCTGTGGCTCATCCGACAGCGGTTCCGCCTGACAAAGGTGCAGATCCTGTGCTATCGGGACATCAGATCGAGCAGGCACGCTGCTAGGAGCATCATCCTGCCGTTGGAGATGGACCCGGTAGAGCCTCTCGCGGTCACGGAGATGCCCAAGGTCACCGGTTGGGAACGGGATGGCGAGGGCAAGCTGCGGGCCAGGATCGCGAACCTCGGCGAGTACATGGACCCCGCGCGGCTGGCCGACCAATCTGTGGACCTGAACCTGAAACTCATGAAATGGCGCATTTCGCCGAATCTGGACCTCGACACGATCAAGTCTACCAAGTGTCTACTGCTGGGAGCCGGTACGCTCGGCAGCTACGTGTCCAGGAATCTCATGGGATGGGGCGTTCGAAAGATCACCTTTGTGGACTACGGGCGCGTGTCATACTCGAATCCCGTACGGCAGCCGCTGTTCGAGTTCGAAGACTGCTTGGAAGGCGGCAAACACAAGGCGACGCGGGCGGCCCAGGCGCTGAAGAGGATCTACCCCGGTGTCGAGAGCGAGGGCCACGTCTTGTCCGTACCCATGCTCGGCCATCCTTTCACGGACGAGGCCAGAAGCAAGGCGGACTACGACAAGTTGAAACAGCTGATTGACGACCACGACGCCATTTTCCTTCTGATGGACAGTCGCGAGTCGAGATGGCTCCCCAGCGTCGTGGGCAAGGCGGCCGGCAAGATCGTTctcaacgccgccctcggaTTCGACTCGTTCGTGGTGATGCGACATGGTGCCGAGCCTGCCGATACTCAGCCGGAGGACACGGAACGCAAGACGCTGGGCTGCTACTTCTGCAACGATGTCGTGGCCCCGGCCGAC TCGCAAAAGGACCAGACTTTGGACCAGCAATGCACCGTCACTCGACCGGGCGTGGCGGCGATCGCTTCGGCACTGCTCGTCGAGCTCTTTGCAAGTCTCCTCCAGCACCCTCTCAAGCAACATGCGCCGGCACCCCAGACGTCgaacgacgagaaggaccCGCACGACCATGCTCTGGGACTGGTCCCCCATACGGTCCGCGGCTACCTGCacaacttcaacaacaaGGTCATCCGGGGAGAGTCGTACCCGTGCTGCAGCGCTTGCGGTCCTCCGATTCTGGAGGCGTATCGGACCGATGGTTGGAAGTTCGTCAAGAAGGCGCTTTTGGAGAAGGACTACGTTGCCGAGCTGTCCGGGCTTGCGGATGTGcagcgcgaggccgagaggcgggcggcgtcgatggactgggaggacgaggaggatggcgcagacgaaggagatggagagcTGATTTGA